The nucleotide sequence cttaagatgtcataaaccaatcacagagtattaaggccattgcacgtaacaaagttttaggcataatcgtaaggccgtaagaaaatagaccaatatcacactcgattattcttcgagctcaaggagaataatcgactgtgattggtctattttcttacgaccttacgattatgactaaaattttgttacgtgcaatagCCCTTAACAGTTTAAGTGTTGAGTGTTGTCTTATCAACACGCTACGTTGATTTGTTGggtctaaaagtaagagccaatcacgttcgattgctactgagcggtttgttctgctgaacgcgcccattaAGATGCTAAACAAAAACAATATGCAGATACGAGATTCTATTTGCTTCTcagacagcacgcatgtcCAAAATTGGGACGTAAGACGTCTTTTAGTCATCCCCATTACGTCCCCATTTTGTGTGTGGACGCGTGACGCTGTCTGAGTTCATTCACATTCATTCCATAcagtctttctctttctatcggAGTCTGCGAAcgtgcatttatatatgtatattttttaaatgtaaaatctaTAAGATAAGAGACGGCCAGAGACAATCGAGCTATCGTACACTTTCCCGAACATTTAGATTTAGAAAGCTTTTGTCCTGCACCCACACACCTtggagagaggaagggagTAAAGATAACGTCTGCCAGAAATATAACTAAAAGGAAAAGAATGGCATGGCGTTTGCGCGCCCGatgtttattacatttttatttgctttgcGTTCTCTTTTACCGCGAGTTACGTCGACCATCCATATCTCTTCAAGGGCACGAGACATGCAAGATGCACGCGTGGCCGTTGTCAAAGCGTCGCGCCGCACAAAGCGATCGGTACTCCGGTAAGCACCGTCATCGTGGCGTGATAGCGAGCGCGCGAGCGAATGCGGTGAACGGCATTATTTTTAGACGCGTGAAAACGCGCGCTGTCCCGTCCATGACGGAATAGTGCGGCGATCTTTGGACACGCGCACGTGCGTGTGCTGTGTGCAAGGACTGCAAGGTTGCTCGAATCGGAATAAATTTCCTGCCGCCACGCAGTCAGATGTTTGTGTCGTTTATCAAGCGATAATTGTTTGCGCGCGAGCAGGGCCGCATCGAGAGATCGCAAAACGTACATATACGTCACGAAAACGTAGTAACGTTCAGTATCTCATTGTCAGATCCACGATCCACCTGTTCGAGAAAGGATATAGAACAATTGGTGGAGAACTGCAATTAAAAGTAGCGGAGCGGaacatttgttttttctcGCGAAGCCTATTTTCTTGAGTCTCGATGTGTTTATCATCGCGATGTTTGCTTATGGCAGATTGGATtgagaacatttttatattcataaaatgcAGACTATATTGTACAACAGCTTTAATCTTTctgtgtaaattaaattaaaatcgtattttattCCGTATATCGACGCTATTTCGGAAATTGGGCAATTAAACGCGATAAACTCGGCCCTGCGCGCGTCTGATTAATTAATGTTGATTACGGCTTATAGCTcacatgtaaatatttttgagtGTAACAATAGTGTGACAATTTAATTCTGACAAACCATTAACcgcgagaatttttttttatcaaatgcGAGAAGTAAATCAGAACTCGGAGAGTTCTGTAAAAAACCgcggatatttttaaaactatataagagttattataattctttttttaggtagctttttatctctttacacaaaatatttttaaagtgcTTAGCTAacttttattaacatattctATTAGGATTGACGAAAGAACATCATGTGAATGCAGATTCGTAAACAGTTTCTTCTCGAGTTGTAGGGTTTTCAAATAGCATGGATatcaatagaaatatttttatactatacACTCTGTTTCCCCAAGATAATTACTTAAGTCAATTGTTAATGAAAATTGTTTATCGAAGAAGATAAAAGGACTTGATCAAAGTCTATCCCTAGCAAAACCAGAATCTGAATGCTTGTAGTTGAAAATCAAATTAGTACGTCTTATCGTTATCCTTCGGTATTCGATTGTGATCAATCCGTTATCATATTCGAACAATGTCAGATAATATTTGGATGTTTGTACCGTATTTTCTCATGAATACGATTCATGGGAAACAGTTTGGccaaatattacaataaatttcgCGAACTCGTCACAGTACAATTGCTACATACCTTATTGCCGATTACCACTGTGATTCTCTTCAAAGTAGTCCTCTTAGAAAGCTATACACCGATGCCTTGTCCACCCTTCAAAGGAGTTTTAGAACTGTTGTTGTGAAATGGCCTCCAGAGCTACCGTTGTGTTACTCTTAATGTCATTAATGTCATCAAAGTGCGTTCCTTTCAATGTTTCCTTTATTTTTGGGAATAAAAAAGTCACACGGGGTCAAATCCGATATGACTTTTTTATATAGCAATTATACCGTGAGTTACAAGAGTTCACGAACTTTACTATCATACTacagatatattattactattattttcttatctcCATCCTTAATTACATATGTTAATgcaaacaatatattaaaagtattatttgtatttgtcCAAGTGATtgactataatttattatttacagacAGTGAATGAAAACTCTCTGAAGCAATTAAGTTCAATCTTAGAAACCCTGCAACAGAAGCAACCTATACGGCCGACGACTTTGCCCTTTTACCTACGATCGAAAGATGAGAAAGATGTAAAGGCTGGTAAATTTACGCTTGTTAAAATacaattgaaagaaaaggatCTGAGACAAGCGATACTTTCCATTTTAAAAACATGCGATCTACCTACGACGTTTGTCGACAAAATCGAGGAGCAGAAGCCTCCTGTCACAAAGCACAAATCCAGATTTTGGCAACGCGCATATTCTGGAGAAAAGATGGACTTTTCGGAATTGGAAGACGATCCTATTTATGCTTCGATTATTATGAAACGCAAGATTAATGCAGAGCCAGATACGCTGAAGTAAATATAACATTGGGATATGCTTAAAATATTGCTATCAAAagtattactattatattcagtatattcttatatatgtttttgatTAGGGCATATCTGGACAAACACATCAATGAAGTACATGTTAAACTGGAGGCATGTAGACCAGTAAGAGAGGAGGTGGAGAAATTGGAGAAAGTACTGTGCAGCGAGTTGGGTCTGAAGGATATCATATGGGACTGTGGTTGGAATATCGCCCATTATCGTGGCTGTTTATTAGCCTTTCAAGCGTTAGCCGAGCATCATCCGGAATCGATGGAGGTATTGAGAAATCGCACTCTCGTGTTCGCAAACGACACTGGTATCAGTTTAGAAGGCAATGTTATGCTGAATTCTGGAGAAGTCAGGCACAATTGGCTCGACGTGAGTTGAAAATAGCTTATCTCTATCGATACCTCCACATATATTAAACTCCTTCGTCTTTTACAGCTAATAAAGAATGTAAGAAAGCATGATGCCGTGTTGTTGAAATTGCCGGCGTTTGAAAAAGCAGTGTCCCAAGTACTTCTCGACATTAAAGTTGGTCGACGGTGCGTAATACATCATATTATTTGAGTTATGGTAAGGCTCAGGGTGCTCTATATGTGCAGGAAATTCATGCCTAAGGTAATGGTCGGCCAGTATGAGCAACAGCTGCGACAACTCACGACTACGCTCTCTGATTATCGTGGCAAAAGAAAGTATCCGAGTTCTTGGCCGGCTAGTCTATCAACTTACGAAATTGTCATCGAAGCGTTAGTATAAATATTGCTGCTTGTGGATGATTTTAAACCTTGTGCAAGTAGATCAACGCGTTTTATGATATCTTAAAGCGAGGCAGGTCCTTTGATGTTATCACCGACCGGACAATTCATCGTGCCATCGTCGTGCCCAAGCTTTCTCttggtaaattttattacggaGAACTTAGAGGAGGCTATGAAAAGGCTATATCACTATAATAAGTAAGACATCTCAGATTTCTGATTGAACTTAGATCAATATAGAACTTTATTACTATTTGTGCCCTTATTATTTGTAGCATAAAGCATGTGGAGCGAGAACTTCATCGTAAGACCATCGCAGAATTAGGTTTAGCTGCTCTTAACAAAGACGACAGCATTACTCCGGATCTAATGATACAGTGCTGCGAACGACTACTTCTGCACAAAAAGGATCTGGCACCATCGCTCGAGGGCGTCATGCTCTGGGTTACTCATTATTACTCCGTCATGAGCGACGGCGTTCTTTGTGTGCCATGGGATTGGAGGTTCTAACTTTCGACAAAAAACGAAATATGTTAACGGTTATTGTTAAGCCACTAGCGTAAGCGCAACGCCAATAATCACGACAATGCAAATAAGTTTTACAAGTTCCGAGATTTGCAAGATGCAAACGATAGTAGCAGTTTAAAACCGGTAATTAACTGCATAAGCTAAACTATTATGATAGATTGCATTATAACAGTCATACTCTATTAAAATAGTTACCTTGTGTCACACagatttgaataatataaatttgtcggaacgaatttatattacttgcgTTAACGTCGTCTCTAACTTCGTGACAGCCAAAGACAGATTTCTCTGGAAATGGCTGTTTCATGCgtgatctttttttaaaaaaataagataagacAATTGGACAGATAAATACAAACTGGGACTGTTGTAGACTCTTAACTAGTCTTGCATAAATCTTAGTTTAGCTAGGGGCTCGATGCTATGCGCTGTAGACAactgtacacatatatatttttttaattcgattcTATACCGACTCAATTGTCTAAATGTATAATCTACGATTGTGTCCAATCAAGGACAAGATTAAATCAGATTTCGCAATAATTGACGTTTATACACatctaaaaatgtatatttgatCTCCTTTATTCCAAGCTCGTCGGagaatcaaaaattttttctctactCTAAA is from Temnothorax longispinosus isolate EJ_2023e chromosome 10, Tlon_JGU_v1, whole genome shotgun sequence and encodes:
- the LOC139820700 gene encoding T-cell activation inhibitor, mitochondrial isoform X1, with amino-acid sequence MMYCTTLGRCFCRRDAVRALSTGEVSTALRPFYFTVHPDLFGQYPTQRTVNENSLKQLSSILETLQQKQPIRPTTLPFYLRSKDEKDVKAGKFTLVKIQLKEKDLRQAILSILKTCDLPTTFVDKIEEQKPPVTKHKSRFWQRAYSGEKMDFSELEDDPIYASIIMKRKINAEPDTLKAYLDKHINEVHVKLEACRPVREEVEKLEKVLCSELGLKDIIWDCGWNIAHYRGCLLAFQALAEHHPESMEVLRNRTLVFANDTGISLEGNVMLNSGEVRHNWLDLIKNVRKHDAVLLKLPAFEKAVSQVLLDIKVGRRVLYMCRKFMPKVMVGQYEQQLRQLTTTLSDYRGKRKYPSSWPASLSTYEIVIEAEAGPLMLSPTGQFIVPSSCPSFLLVNFITENLEEAMKRLYHYNNIKHVERELHRKTIAELGLAALNKDDSITPDLMIQCCERLLLHKKDLAPSLEGVMLWVTHYYSVMSDGVLCVPWDWRF
- the LOC139820700 gene encoding T-cell activation inhibitor, mitochondrial isoform X3; this translates as MTVNENSLKQLSSILETLQQKQPIRPTTLPFYLRSKDEKDVKAGKFTLVKIQLKEKDLRQAILSILKTCDLPTTFVDKIEEQKPPVTKHKSRFWQRAYSGEKMDFSELEDDPIYASIIMKRKINAEPDTLKAYLDKHINEVHVKLEACRPVREEVEKLEKVLCSELGLKDIIWDCGWNIAHYRGCLLAFQALAEHHPESMEVLRNRTLVFANDTGISLEGNVMLNSGEVRHNWLDLIKNVRKHDAVLLKLPAFEKAVSQVLLDIKVGRRVLYMCRKFMPKVMVGQYEQQLRQLTTTLSDYRGKRKYPSSWPASLSTYEIVIEAEAGPLMLSPTGQFIVPSSCPSFLLVNFITENLEEAMKRLYHYNNIKHVERELHRKTIAELGLAALNKDDSITPDLMIQCCERLLLHKKDLAPSLEGVMLWVTHYYSVMSDGVLCVPWDWRF
- the LOC139820700 gene encoding T-cell activation inhibitor, mitochondrial isoform X2 yields the protein MMYCTTLGRCFCRRDAVRALSTGEVSTALRPFYFTVHPDLFGQYPTQRTVNENSLKQLSSILETLQQKQPIRPTTLPFYLRSKDEKDVKAGKFTLVKIQLKEKDLRQAILSILKTCDLPTTFVDKIEEQKPPVTKHKSRFWQRAYSGEKMDFSELEDDPIYASIIMKRKINAEPDTLKAYLDKHINEVHVKLEACRPVREEVEKLEKVLCSELGLKDIIWDCGWNIAHYRGCLLAFQALAEHHPESMEVLRNRTLVFANDTGISLEGNVMLNSGEVRHNWLDLIKNVRKHDAVLLKLPAFEKAVSQVLLDIKVGRRKFMPKVMVGQYEQQLRQLTTTLSDYRGKRKYPSSWPASLSTYEIVIEAEAGPLMLSPTGQFIVPSSCPSFLLVNFITENLEEAMKRLYHYNNIKHVERELHRKTIAELGLAALNKDDSITPDLMIQCCERLLLHKKDLAPSLEGVMLWVTHYYSVMSDGVLCVPWDWRF